One segment of Pseudanabaena sp. FACHB-2040 DNA contains the following:
- a CDS encoding Nit6803 family nitrilase produces MDDSRIVRAAAVQISPVLHSREGTVEKVLDAIATAAAQGAQLIVFPETFVPYYPYFSFVLPPVLMGKEHMKLYEEAVEVPGPVVEAVSSAARTHGVVVVLGVNERDQGSIYNAQLIFDADGTLLLKRRKITPTYHERMVWGQGDGAGLTVSHTAIGRIGALACWEHYNPLARYSLMAQHEQIHCAQFPGSMVGPIFSEQTEVTLRHHALESGCFVVNATGWLTPEQKAQITPDPKLQVVLSGGCYTAIISPEGVHLCEPIREGEGIAIADLDFSLITKRKRMMDSVGHYARPDLLQLQLNGTPYSSFSAPAMAPVSPIPSLVHEDPSPDGVLSPTP; encoded by the coding sequence GTGGATGATTCCCGCATTGTTCGAGCAGCGGCTGTGCAGATATCGCCTGTCCTGCACAGCCGAGAAGGAACAGTTGAAAAAGTGCTGGATGCGATCGCAACTGCCGCCGCCCAAGGGGCTCAGCTCATCGTCTTCCCCGAGACCTTTGTGCCCTACTACCCGTACTTTTCCTTTGTGCTGCCCCCAGTCCTAATGGGCAAGGAGCACATGAAGCTGTACGAGGAGGCAGTAGAAGTGCCAGGCCCCGTTGTAGAAGCCGTCAGCAGCGCTGCTCGCACTCATGGCGTAGTTGTCGTCCTCGGCGTGAACGAACGCGACCAAGGCTCTATCTACAACGCCCAACTCATCTTCGATGCCGACGGCACTCTACTGCTGAAGCGGCGCAAAATCACCCCGACTTACCACGAGCGTATGGTCTGGGGTCAAGGCGACGGGGCCGGTCTAACCGTCAGCCATACCGCCATCGGTCGCATTGGAGCCCTAGCCTGCTGGGAGCACTACAACCCACTGGCCCGCTACAGCCTGATGGCCCAGCACGAGCAAATCCACTGCGCCCAGTTCCCAGGCTCAATGGTCGGCCCCATCTTTTCCGAGCAGACCGAAGTCACCCTGCGCCACCACGCCCTAGAGTCTGGTTGCTTTGTGGTCAACGCTACCGGCTGGCTCACCCCCGAACAAAAAGCCCAAATCACTCCCGACCCCAAGCTCCAAGTCGTGCTCTCAGGCGGCTGCTACACCGCCATCATCAGCCCCGAAGGCGTGCATCTCTGTGAGCCAATTCGAGAGGGCGAGGGGATTGCGATCGCAGATCTCGACTTCAGCCTGATTACCAAACGCAAGCGCATGATGGACTCAGTCGGTCACTACGCCCGCCCCGACCTGCTCCAGCTTCAGCTCAACGGCACCCCCTACAGCAGCTTTTCAGCCCCCGCGATGGCCCCTGTCAGCCCTATTCCTTCGCTTGTGCACGAAGACCCTAGCCCCGATGGGGTTCTGTCCCCCACACCGTAG
- a CDS encoding MSMEG_0568 family radical SAM protein, whose product MNAQEVITELQSKGLKLLDRNQGASGRRGGAGPSDHKAIQVGETTVMVPVFTDTAADSPYTVQLQETGELPILTREGTVIGPIAFPKQPQFYGLQTADGIPYWKIALLHSHNVLATTVLQTCIRYDNRRTACQFCAIEQSLAAGRTIAQKTPEQLAEVAEAAVRLDGVENLVMTTGTPNTTDRGAAYLTDCARAVKARVNLPIQAQCEPPNDFIWFERLQAAGVDSLGMHLEVVDAAVRDRIMPGKARVPVSYYFQAFEAAVKVFGWGQVSTYLLAGLGDSLETLVETSDRLIQIGVYPFVVPFVPIGGTPLAAHQPPSSEFMFTLYQQVGALLKKAGMSSDDINAGCAKCGACSALKAFEK is encoded by the coding sequence ATGAACGCCCAAGAGGTTATCACCGAACTCCAGTCCAAAGGCCTCAAGCTACTTGACCGAAACCAGGGCGCATCCGGCCGCAGAGGGGGAGCTGGCCCTTCCGATCACAAAGCTATCCAGGTGGGCGAAACCACTGTCATGGTGCCCGTCTTTACTGATACGGCAGCAGACTCTCCCTACACGGTGCAGCTTCAAGAAACTGGAGAACTGCCCATCCTGACCCGAGAGGGCACAGTGATTGGCCCGATCGCCTTTCCCAAGCAGCCCCAGTTCTACGGCCTCCAGACTGCAGACGGCATTCCCTACTGGAAGATTGCGCTGCTGCACAGCCACAACGTGCTCGCTACCACGGTTTTGCAGACCTGCATTCGCTACGACAATCGCCGCACTGCCTGTCAGTTTTGTGCGATCGAGCAATCCCTAGCAGCAGGCCGCACCATTGCCCAGAAGACACCAGAGCAGCTGGCAGAGGTAGCAGAGGCCGCCGTTCGTTTAGATGGCGTCGAAAATCTGGTGATGACTACCGGCACACCTAATACCACCGACCGGGGAGCCGCCTATCTAACCGACTGTGCCCGAGCCGTCAAAGCCCGCGTCAACCTACCGATTCAGGCTCAGTGTGAGCCGCCTAACGACTTCATCTGGTTCGAGCGGCTGCAGGCAGCCGGGGTCGATAGTCTGGGTATGCACCTGGAGGTAGTCGATGCGGCGGTGCGCGATCGCATCATGCCCGGCAAAGCCCGCGTCCCCGTTAGCTACTATTTCCAAGCCTTTGAGGCTGCCGTCAAAGTCTTCGGCTGGGGCCAAGTCAGCACCTACCTGTTGGCCGGCCTCGGCGACAGCCTGGAAACCCTGGTCGAAACCAGTGATCGCCTCATCCAAATCGGCGTCTACCCCTTCGTCGTGCCCTTTGTCCCCATTGGCGGCACCCCCCTAGCAGCCCACCAGCCCCCCTCCAGCGAATTCATGTTCACCCTATACCAGCAAGTCGGTGCTCTGCTCAAAAAAGCCGGTATGTCCTCCGATGATATCAACGCTGGATGCGCCAAATGTGGAGCCTGCTCCGCCCTTAAAGCCTTCGAGAAATAA
- a CDS encoding MSMEG_0567/Sll0786 family nitrogen starvation N-acetyltransferase, whose protein sequence is MTTRTYRFQLAHTDADITSYFELRRQIFCEEQGLFNQHDRDNLDTLAYPIVAIVEEPGQPDQIVGVVRIYEERPRLWYGGRLGVHPDFRRVGRIGKGLIQKAVTTANTWGCDRFLATVQLQNVRFFQRLHWESLQEIDICGLPHHLMEADLAHYPANGEIRPQLPVPSVA, encoded by the coding sequence ATGACCACCCGCACCTATCGCTTCCAACTCGCCCACACCGACGCCGACATTACCAGCTACTTTGAGCTGCGGCGGCAGATCTTCTGCGAGGAGCAGGGCCTTTTCAATCAGCACGACCGCGACAACCTTGATACCCTTGCCTACCCCATCGTGGCGATTGTCGAAGAACCCGGCCAGCCGGATCAGATCGTAGGCGTGGTTCGGATCTACGAGGAACGACCTCGCCTGTGGTATGGCGGGCGACTGGGCGTGCATCCCGACTTTCGCCGCGTGGGCCGCATCGGCAAAGGATTGATTCAAAAAGCTGTGACAACGGCAAATACTTGGGGATGCGATCGCTTTCTAGCCACGGTTCAGCTACAAAACGTTCGCTTCTTTCAGCGGCTCCACTGGGAATCGCTCCAGGAGATCGATATCTGCGGCCTGCCCCACCACCTGATGGAGGCTGATTTGGCCCACTACCCAGCCAATGGCGAAATTCGCCCCCAGCTACCTGTCCCCTCCGTTGCCTAG
- a CDS encoding sll0787 family AIR synthase-like protein, producing the protein MAKFAPSYLSPPLPRDTRLNLTDLIAQLQQSVGILGKRDIQTAAKALVDQHASAPAIRPGDDCAAIADADGFLLLAAEGMLPRFVAEEPWFAGWCGVMVNVSDVYAMGGTPIAVVDALWSQTPEASKPVWEGLQAAASAYGVPIVGGHSNCASPHEGLAVAILGRAQHLITSFDAQPGDTLMVVVDLRGSFFRHYPFWNAATEADPARLRGDLALLPELAQEELCRAGKDISMGGIAGTLLMLMETSGCGAVLDLDLLPKPAGVDLERWLTCFPSFGFLLAVPSEQVEAVRAKLVQRDLACEAVGVVMEGHDVWLKLGDDTALLWDMAKSPLTGFGPA; encoded by the coding sequence ATGGCGAAATTCGCCCCCAGCTACCTGTCCCCTCCGTTGCCTAGGGATACCCGCTTGAACCTGACCGATCTCATTGCCCAACTCCAGCAGTCTGTCGGTATCCTTGGCAAGCGCGACATCCAAACTGCCGCCAAAGCCTTGGTAGATCAGCACGCTTCCGCCCCAGCTATTCGGCCAGGCGACGACTGTGCTGCTATTGCCGACGCCGATGGCTTCCTCCTACTAGCCGCTGAAGGTATGCTGCCCCGGTTTGTAGCCGAAGAGCCCTGGTTCGCTGGCTGGTGCGGGGTGATGGTCAACGTGTCTGATGTCTATGCGATGGGGGGTACTCCCATTGCCGTGGTAGATGCGCTGTGGAGCCAAACTCCGGAAGCGAGCAAACCCGTCTGGGAAGGTCTGCAGGCAGCCGCTAGCGCCTACGGCGTGCCCATTGTTGGCGGCCACAGCAACTGCGCTAGCCCTCACGAAGGGCTGGCTGTCGCCATTTTGGGCCGAGCCCAGCACTTGATTACCAGTTTCGATGCCCAGCCGGGAGATACCTTAATGGTGGTCGTTGACCTGAGGGGCAGTTTCTTTCGCCACTACCCTTTTTGGAATGCGGCGACTGAGGCCGATCCGGCTCGGCTACGGGGCGATCTGGCGCTGCTGCCGGAGCTGGCTCAGGAAGAACTGTGTCGGGCGGGCAAAGACATTAGTATGGGCGGCATTGCAGGCACCCTGCTGATGCTGATGGAAACTTCGGGCTGTGGGGCAGTGCTGGATCTAGATCTGCTGCCCAAACCCGCAGGGGTTGACCTGGAGCGGTGGTTGACCTGTTTCCCTAGCTTTGGTTTTTTGCTGGCAGTACCGTCAGAGCAGGTCGAGGCCGTTAGAGCCAAGCTGGTGCAGCGCGATTTAGCCTGCGAAGCCGTAGGCGTGGTGATGGAGGGTCACGATGTTTGGCTCAAGCTAGGAGACGACACTGCTTTGCTTTGGGACATGGCAAAGTCGCCTCTAACTGGATTTGGGCCTGCCTAA
- a CDS encoding MSMEG_0565 family glycosyltransferase, translated as MSDSLRIALLTYSTQPRGSVVHTLELARALKKLGHQPSVFALDKDGQGFGQALPFETYSVPAGPSDSGVDGLIRQRIEEFVSYFKQHSSSYDIFHAQDCIGANALAVLRQQGRIPHFARTVHHVEAFESPYLRDCQDRSIRLPDQCLCVSQFWREALWTDYGLRAERVFNGVDTDRFSAAPNGTEADLAVALGIAGGPIYLTVGGIEPRKNSIRLLQAFAQVLVQSPQAKLVIAGGATLFDYQPYRQTFLETAAELGIQPGQSLCLPGVIAEQDLPTLYRLADAFVFPSTKEGWGLVVLEAIATHLPVITSNQAPFTEFLTEDQALLVNPESVDAIATAMLQVTQPKVRQRLIANTRGVCDRFTWIRSAQHHITAYRSLLLTRDYSHA; from the coding sequence ATGAGTGATTCTCTACGCATTGCGCTGCTAACCTACTCCACCCAGCCCAGGGGCAGTGTAGTTCACACGTTGGAGCTAGCACGGGCGCTGAAAAAGCTAGGTCATCAGCCCAGCGTGTTTGCTCTAGACAAGGACGGGCAGGGGTTTGGGCAGGCTCTACCGTTTGAGACCTATAGTGTTCCAGCAGGCCCCTCTGATAGTGGGGTAGATGGACTGATTCGGCAGCGGATTGAGGAATTTGTCAGTTATTTTAAGCAGCACAGCTCAAGCTATGACATCTTCCATGCCCAGGACTGTATTGGGGCCAATGCCCTGGCAGTGCTGCGGCAGCAGGGGCGCATTCCTCATTTCGCGAGAACGGTGCACCATGTAGAGGCGTTTGAAAGCCCCTACCTACGGGATTGTCAGGATCGTTCGATTCGGCTGCCAGATCAATGCTTGTGTGTCAGCCAATTCTGGCGGGAGGCGCTATGGACAGACTATGGCCTTCGGGCAGAGCGCGTTTTTAATGGGGTCGATACCGATCGCTTTAGCGCTGCACCTAACGGCACAGAAGCGGATCTAGCAGTTGCCTTGGGGATAGCCGGTGGGCCTATCTACCTGACTGTCGGAGGTATCGAGCCCCGAAAAAATTCGATTCGGCTGCTGCAGGCTTTCGCGCAGGTCTTGGTCCAATCTCCCCAGGCTAAATTGGTGATTGCGGGGGGAGCAACCCTATTCGACTATCAGCCTTACCGTCAGACATTCTTAGAGACTGCTGCCGAGCTAGGAATTCAGCCAGGACAGTCTTTATGCTTGCCGGGGGTGATCGCTGAGCAGGATTTGCCTACGCTGTACCGGCTTGCAGATGCTTTTGTTTTTCCTTCGACAAAAGAGGGCTGGGGGCTGGTGGTGCTGGAGGCGATCGCAACTCACCTTCCTGTCATCACCTCAAACCAAGCCCCTTTTACAGAGTTTCTGACTGAGGATCAGGCCCTGCTGGTCAATCCTGAGTCTGTAGATGCGATCGCAACCGCCATGCTGCAGGTGACTCAGCCCAAGGTGCGTCAGCGACTGATTGCCAATACCCGGGGAGTTTGCGATCGCTTTACCTGGATCCGTTCTGCTCAGCATCACATCACTGCTTACCGCTCACTGCTGCTTACAAGAGACTACAGCCATGCCTGA
- a CDS encoding MSMEG_0570 family nitrogen starvation response protein, producing the protein MPEIRFRIEWPDGAQELCYSPSLVVKDYFAPQQSYDLHDFLQRSTEALQIASDRVQAKYGMPCNLALGQIQKIQATAKRYQNVPEAKVKLLGFLEAAV; encoded by the coding sequence ATGCCTGAAATTCGCTTTCGCATTGAATGGCCTGATGGAGCCCAAGAGCTTTGCTATTCCCCCTCCCTGGTGGTCAAAGACTACTTCGCACCCCAGCAGAGCTATGACCTGCACGACTTTTTGCAGCGCTCGACAGAGGCCCTACAGATTGCCAGCGACCGAGTGCAGGCCAAGTACGGAATGCCTTGCAACCTAGCTCTGGGGCAGATCCAAAAGATTCAGGCAACGGCTAAACGGTATCAGAACGTTCCAGAGGCCAAAGTTAAGTTGCTAGGCTTTCTCGAGGCAGCGGTTTGA